A genomic window from Candidatus Thiocaldithrix dubininis includes:
- a CDS encoding GldG family protein, translating to MNLKLSRLLRLQNVLFYILFITIIGLLAYLSQQTKFTLDWTYNNRNSLSKPTQTLLKNVKTPIKFSFYLPDRADLKQDLTKLVAKYQRVNPAIQLEFINPDLNPERAKQDGVQQTGQLALHVGDRLELLDSVIDEQVLVNAIQRMSRGHERLVVFLEGHAERDPLSDTADGMSKLLTSLETKGFKIQPHNMLRTGSIPENASFVVLAAPKQDFMPAEVDILKNYVSKGGNLLWLPEPGGLHGLQPLADMLGVSIADGTLLDADLQLQASFNIGHPAGVPVLDYGQTPVTRNLVGQKTLFPFATSVNENEAVTATTQTDGKQWQTQALLITLPTSWLETSGVLIGSVKYDEGSGDQAGPLNVGMSLTRNLENKANQPAQEQRVVVIGDSDFITNNYIGYGANLTLATNLFNWLGRDDNLVEIPLNRAPDTEVDLSQTALVTMTLLFLLVIPLGLAVTGLAIWWIRKRR from the coding sequence ATGAATTTGAAGCTTAGTCGCTTACTTCGCCTACAAAATGTATTATTTTATATTTTATTTATAACAATCATCGGTCTATTGGCTTATTTAAGTCAGCAAACTAAGTTTACCTTGGATTGGACTTATAATAATCGTAATAGTTTATCTAAGCCGACCCAAACGCTACTAAAAAACGTAAAAACCCCTATAAAATTTAGTTTTTATCTGCCTGATCGAGCTGATTTAAAACAAGATTTAACTAAACTAGTTGCGAAATACCAGCGAGTTAATCCAGCTATACAATTGGAATTTATTAACCCTGATTTAAACCCTGAACGTGCTAAACAAGATGGTGTGCAACAGACCGGACAATTGGCGCTCCATGTGGGAGATCGGCTTGAATTGTTAGATTCGGTTATTGATGAGCAAGTTTTGGTTAATGCTATACAACGCATGAGCCGTGGGCATGAGCGTTTGGTCGTCTTTTTAGAAGGGCATGCAGAACGCGATCCGTTATCGGATACGGCTGATGGTATGAGCAAACTGCTGACGTCGCTAGAAACAAAAGGGTTTAAGATACAGCCACACAATATGTTGCGTACGGGCTCAATTCCAGAGAATGCCAGTTTTGTGGTCTTGGCTGCGCCAAAACAAGATTTTATGCCTGCCGAAGTTGATATTTTGAAGAACTATGTGAGCAAGGGCGGCAATTTATTATGGTTGCCAGAGCCGGGTGGCTTACATGGTTTACAGCCGTTGGCTGATATGTTGGGGGTAAGTATTGCAGATGGTACATTGCTTGATGCCGATTTGCAGTTACAAGCGTCTTTTAATATTGGGCACCCAGCCGGTGTACCGGTATTGGATTATGGGCAAACCCCCGTTACACGTAATCTAGTTGGGCAAAAAACCTTATTTCCTTTTGCAACCAGTGTTAATGAAAATGAAGCTGTAACCGCTACCACACAAACAGATGGTAAACAGTGGCAGACGCAAGCCTTGCTTATAACTTTACCCACAAGTTGGCTAGAAACGAGTGGCGTTTTAATAGGTTCAGTTAAATACGATGAGGGAAGTGGGGATCAAGCAGGCCCATTAAATGTAGGCATGAGTCTCACACGCAACCTCGAGAATAAAGCCAATCAACCTGCTCAGGAACAACGTGTTGTTGTTATTGGTGATAGTGATTTTATAACCAATAATTATATTGGTTACGGCGCTAATCTAACGTTAGCCACCAATTTGTTTAATTGGCTGGGGCGTGACGATAATTTAGTAGAAATTCCATTGAATCGAGCACCGGATACCGAAGTCGATTTAAGCCAAACTGCTTTAGTAACGATGACTTTGCTATTTTTACTCGTTATACCACTCGGTTTGGCTGTTACAGGTTTAGCGATTTGGTGGATAAGGAAACGGCGTTAA
- a CDS encoding ABC transporter permease: MKMILTIGLMDLKRLFVSPLAWISLALMLFILAWIFLLGLDEYITQVKPMSANLDDPPGISALLLSALYSWAGIIMLAIMPLFTMRQLAEERVNQTLVLLKTAPLSNTQIVLGKYLSSLIFIVIFMVLVALMPLSLVFATALDWGQFFAANFGLFLLLASFAAAGLFLSSLTRQAMIAAVLTFGLLLFLLILYISGSSQNSSSYLFVYLSHYSHFLSFQSGLFDTGDIAYYCLFIISFIILTIRKLDNERLRG, translated from the coding sequence ATGAAAATGATTTTGACGATTGGGCTAATGGATTTAAAGCGTTTATTCGTTTCGCCATTAGCGTGGATTAGTTTGGCGCTAATGCTTTTTATATTAGCGTGGATTTTCTTGTTAGGGTTAGATGAATATATCACTCAAGTAAAACCAATGTCAGCAAACTTAGACGATCCGCCGGGTATTAGTGCCCTGTTATTATCTGCTTTATATTCTTGGGCTGGCATAATTATGTTAGCCATTATGCCACTATTCACCATGCGACAATTGGCTGAGGAACGTGTTAATCAAACCTTGGTTTTGTTGAAAACTGCGCCTTTATCCAATACGCAGATTGTATTAGGTAAATATTTAAGTTCTTTGATTTTTATCGTAATTTTTATGGTACTGGTTGCACTGATGCCCTTGTCATTAGTGTTTGCTACTGCTTTGGACTGGGGACAATTCTTTGCTGCTAATTTCGGTTTATTTTTATTATTAGCCTCCTTTGCGGCAGCGGGTTTATTCTTATCATCGCTAACGCGTCAAGCTATGATTGCTGCTGTTTTGACCTTTGGTTTACTATTATTCTTATTGATTTTATACATTTCCGGTAGTAGTCAAAACTCCTCTAGTTATCTATTTGTGTATTTATCGCATTATAGTCATTTCTTATCCTTTCAATCGGGTTTATTCGATACGGGGGATATTGCTTATTATTGTTTATTTATTATCAGTTTTATCATTCTAACGATTCGTAAACTAGATAACGAGCGTTTAAGGGGCTAA
- a CDS encoding transcription termination/antitermination NusG family protein — translation MSTSSARAWFLLTSKPHKDELAHTQLLNQGYEVYRPLAKRLKKRNGKMIRTVESLFPRYLFIHLDNGINDNWTSIRYTYGVSDFVRFGKQSLPKPVPNHIIANLQDQEETLGERLIDLERFHKGDQVLIKDGPYKNLLAIFQQYEGEQRVMLLLNLLHTETRLTTDTINIERY, via the coding sequence ATGTCTACGTCCTCAGCCCGCGCTTGGTTTTTGTTGACAAGTAAACCCCATAAAGATGAATTAGCCCATACCCAATTGTTAAACCAAGGTTATGAAGTCTATCGTCCCTTAGCAAAACGTCTGAAAAAACGTAACGGCAAAATGATCAGAACCGTTGAATCCTTATTTCCTCGTTATCTTTTTATTCATTTAGACAATGGTATAAATGATAATTGGACATCTATACGTTATACTTATGGTGTTAGCGATTTTGTGCGCTTTGGCAAGCAATCCCTGCCAAAACCTGTGCCGAATCACATTATTGCCAATTTACAGGATCAAGAAGAAACCTTAGGTGAACGACTCATTGATCTGGAGCGTTTTCACAAGGGGGATCAGGTATTAATCAAGGATGGTCCTTACAAAAATTTGCTGGCCATTTTTCAACAATATGAAGGCGAACAACGTGTTATGTTGTTGTTGAACCTATTACACACTGAAACACGTCTCACTACAGATACCATCAACATTGAGCGATATTAG
- the mutM gene encoding bifunctional DNA-formamidopyrimidine glycosylase/DNA-(apurinic or apyrimidinic site) lyase produces MPELPEVETTRRGIEPYVKQQTLTQLVIRQPQLRWPISPELSQLQGQVITQLTRRGKYIVLHSPIGAALIHLGMSGSLRVVDAEQALRKHDHFDLVFSNGYRLRYHDPRRFGAFLWAGTDPLQHKLLCKLGVEPLSEAFTADYLFAKSRGRLVSIKEFIMNANIVVGVGNIYASESLFLAKIHPTQTAHSLDLPAYERLVQAIKQILNYAIERGGTTLRDFVNATGDTGYFQLELNVYGRKAEACKICQTPIQQMTQGQRSTWYCPCCQALV; encoded by the coding sequence ATGCCTGAATTGCCGGAGGTTGAAACCACACGTCGTGGCATTGAACCTTATGTTAAGCAACAAACCTTAACCCAGTTAGTCATACGTCAGCCGCAATTGCGTTGGCCGATTTCACCTGAATTAAGTCAATTGCAAGGGCAGGTAATTACCCAACTGACGCGACGCGGTAAATATATTGTGTTACATAGCCCTATTGGTGCAGCTTTAATTCATTTGGGTATGTCTGGCAGTTTGCGCGTGGTAGATGCCGAGCAAGCCTTACGTAAGCATGATCACTTTGATCTCGTATTTAGCAATGGCTATCGGTTGCGTTACCATGATCCACGGCGTTTTGGGGCATTTTTATGGGCAGGTACTGACCCATTACAGCATAAACTATTGTGTAAGCTAGGAGTTGAACCGCTAAGTGAAGCGTTTACAGCGGATTATTTGTTTGCTAAATCGCGGGGGCGTTTAGTAAGTATTAAAGAATTTATTATGAATGCGAATATCGTGGTGGGTGTTGGTAATATTTACGCAAGTGAAAGCCTGTTTCTTGCGAAAATTCACCCGACTCAAACCGCACATAGCCTTGATTTACCCGCCTACGAACGTTTAGTACAAGCCATTAAGCAAATCCTTAACTATGCGATTGAACGCGGTGGCACGACTTTACGCGATTTTGTGAACGCCACAGGTGATACAGGTTATTTTCAATTAGAACTGAATGTATACGGGCGTAAAGCTGAAGCTTGTAAAATCTGTCAAACACCGATTCAACAAATGACGCAAGGGCAACGTTCGACTTGGTATTGCCCTTGCTGTCAGGCGCTGGTGTAA
- a CDS encoding ABC transporter ATP-binding protein has product MSLDNHKILLLAQGLSKHYAHRQIIFDVTVSLSKGEVLGLLGVNGAGKSTTLQMLSGVIAPDAGRIVINDCDLLAQPRQAKRQLGYLPEQPPLYKELTVTEYLQYCAQLHDIPKTQQSAALHYVLERCGLTEVNKRLIGNLSKGFQQRIGIAQAIIHNPDVIILDEPTVGLDPLQITQIRTLIQDLSQAHGIILSTHILPEVQAICDRVQILNKGRTVFNGTVKEQVALEQIFIDLVMSDSTVVNNGV; this is encoded by the coding sequence ATGAGTTTGGATAATCATAAAATTTTGCTATTAGCTCAAGGGCTTAGTAAGCATTATGCACATCGTCAGATTATTTTTGATGTTACAGTCAGTTTGTCTAAAGGTGAAGTTTTAGGCTTATTGGGAGTAAACGGGGCAGGTAAATCGACTACCTTACAAATGTTAAGCGGTGTCATTGCACCCGATGCGGGTAGAATTGTGATAAATGACTGTGATCTGTTAGCTCAACCCCGCCAAGCCAAGCGTCAGTTAGGTTATTTGCCAGAGCAACCGCCATTGTATAAAGAATTAACGGTGACTGAGTATTTGCAGTACTGTGCGCAGTTACACGATATTCCAAAAACTCAACAAAGCGCTGCATTGCACTATGTATTGGAACGTTGTGGCTTAACGGAAGTGAACAAACGTTTAATTGGCAACTTGTCTAAAGGTTTTCAACAACGCATAGGGATTGCCCAAGCTATTATTCATAATCCAGATGTTATTATTTTAGATGAGCCTACGGTCGGTTTAGATCCCTTGCAAATTACGCAAATTCGCACCTTGATTCAGGATTTGAGCCAAGCACACGGCATTATTTTATCGACTCATATTTTACCTGAAGTACAAGCGATATGTGATAGGGTACAAATTCTAAATAAAGGGCGTACTGTCTTTAATGGAACAGTAAAAGAACAAGTGGCTTTAGAGCAAATTTTTATAGATTTAGTAATGTCTGATTCAACTGTAGTTAATAATGGCGTTTAG